One stretch of Pomacea canaliculata isolate SZHN2017 linkage group LG1, ASM307304v1, whole genome shotgun sequence DNA includes these proteins:
- the LOC112575549 gene encoding cytochrome P450 3A19-like, with translation MTPTFSSGKLKMMDSYVNRCSAQLAKNMQKMIANGERIDAKIVYGGFAMDVIAQTAFGIEINSQEDLNHPFVRDAKLLLSFVASDSWYRVALTILPSLMPIVTFLVTYIYKQPGWTGFSAYVQRIIQQRKSDGKSAQMHTDFLQMILDYEENEKTTNGRLKSLSEAEVIGQATVIFLGGYETTSTTLQFLTHNLALYPEIQEKVVEEIKVQLGDGDVTYEGVAKLKYLDSVISETLRMYPPLNIVNRLASETVTIKGVTIPKGAGVLVPIVNVLNDPEYFPEPEKFIPERFSEENKGSRNPIAFLPFGFGPRVCIGMRLAILEVKIAMVHVLRRVKFIKTDDLQDKIRILPGSLLSSPERPILIEGVLRE, from the exons ATGACCCCAACTTTCAGCAGTGGTAAATTGAAAATG ATGGACAGCTACGTTAACAGATGCAGTGCTCAGCTCGCTAAAAATATGCAGAAGATGATCGCAAATGGGGAAAGAATTGATGCCAAGAT AGTTTATGGAGGCTTCGCCATGGACGTGATCGCCCAAACAGCATTTGGAATAGAAATCAACTCCCAAGAGGACCTGAACCATCCTTTTGTCAGGGACGCAAAGCTTCTCTTGTCTTTCGTCGCTTCTGACTCTTGGTACCGAGTGGCTCTGA caaTCCTGCCGAGTCTCATGCCGATTGTTACATTCCTGGTCACCTATATTTACAAACAGCCGGGATGGACGGGTTTCTCTGCGTATGTTCAGCGCATCATACAGCAGAGAAAGTCCGATGGAAAAAGT gCACAAATGCACACAGATTTCCTTCAGATGATTCTCGATTATGAGGAAAATGAGAAGACAACAAATGGGCGACTGAAAT CTTTATCAGAAGCTGAAGTCATTGGACAGGCGACTGTAATCTTTCTTGGTGGGTACGAAACAACATCCACCACCCTGCAGTTTCTGACGCATAACCTGGCACTTTACCCTGAAATACAGGAGAAGGTTGTGGAGGAGATCAAAGTCCAGCTTGGTGAT GGTGATGTTACCTATGAAGGTGTGGCGAAGCTGAAATATCTGGACAGCGTCATCAGCGAGACACTCCGAATGTATCCTCCTTTAAACAT AGTAAACAGACTGGCCTCGGAAACAGTGACAATCAAAGGTGTGACAATCCCCAAGGGCGCTGGAGTGTTGGTTCCTATCGTCAACGTGCTGAATGATCCAGAATATTTCCCTGAACCTGAAAAGTTCATTCCTGAACG cttttctgaagaaaataaagggagCAGAAACCCTATCGCCTTTCTGCCATTTGGATTCGGACCTCGTGTTTGCATTGGCATGCGCCTGGCTATACTGGAGGTCAAGATCGCCATGGTTCACGTGCTCAGAAGAGTCAAATTCATCAAGACGGATGATTTGCAG GACAAGATCAGGATTTTGCCTGGATCGCTGCTCAGTAGTCCAGAGAGGCCCATCTTGATCGAAGGTGTGCTGCGAGAGTGA
- the LOC112575519 gene encoding cytochrome P450 3A24-like, translated as MECLSFFDMCVVFLILTSILLYIYGIWPYGVWKSLGVDGPQPLPFLGNHYQLTAEGNEQCVRKWSNVYGRTFGIYVGRRPMLVTTDLDILKEVLVKYFNIFTDRFEKFEIFPDEIRAMLSVAGGEQWERIRHLLTPTFSTGKLKLMEHHFHRCSAQLTTNIKEAAGKGQKIDVRKYFAGYTLDVIAATSFGIEVNSQKDLDNPLAKDVSTILQDIASSEGLLMLLKNAFPFLTPLFKFLGMHFFQPRGWKSFLKNLHCIIQERKREGNQKEKPDFLQLILSYEEAQSSGKEELKVLSRLEVIAQATVFFVAGYETTAATLQSLAYNLALYPDVQEKIVREFEEQLGDELPTYEDVTKLKYLHSAIMETLRMYPPLNSVNRMASEEVTIKGITIPKGAGVMIPIANVMKDPEYFPEPDKFDPERFYEGSVNPVSFLAFGYGPRLCIGMRLALLEMKIAMVHVLRKVKFVKTDDLQENLRTKPGSFISFPAQVIAVKAILRDSPAAC; from the exons ATGGAGTGTCTGTCGTTCTTCGAcatgtgtgttgtgtttcttATATTAACAAGCATCTTGCTCTACAT TTACGGAATTTGGCCGTACGGAGTCTGGAAATCATTGGGAGTAGATGGACCCCAACCGTTACCTTTCCTTGGTAATCATTATCAACTGACTGCAGAG GGAAATGAACAATGTGTTCGAAAGTGGTCTAATGTGTATGGTCGCACATTTGG AATCTATGTAGGGCGTCGGCCGATGCTGGTAACCACTGACCTTGACATATTGAAAGAAGTgcttgtgaaatatttcaacatatttACAGACAGATTT GAAAAGTTTGAGATTTTTCCAGACGAAATTCGGGCGATGCTTTCCGTGGCAGGCGGTGAACAATGGGAAAGAATCCGACACCTACTGACACCTACCTTCAGCACCGGAAAGTTGAAGCTG atgGAGCATCATTTCCATCGTTGCAGCGCTCAGCTAACCACTAACATCAAGGAGGCTGCTGGGAAAGGGCAAAAGATCGATGTTAGAAA GTACTTTGCGGGCTACACCTTGGACGTGATAGCAGCGACATCGTTCGGAATTGAAGTCAATTCCCAGAAAGACCTCGACAATCCCTTGGCAAAAGATGTGTCCACCATTTTACAAGACATCGCCAGTTCCGAGGGATTGTTGATGCTTCTTAAAA ATGCTTTTCCATTTTTAACACCGTTGTTTAAATTTCTGGGTATGCACTTCTTTCAACCAAGAGGATGGAAATCATTCCTGAAAAATCTTCATTGCATTATTCAAGAAAGGAAACGAGAAGGAAATCAAAAG GAAAAGCCAGACTTCCTTCAGTTAATCCTTAGTTACGAGGAAGCTCAGAGTTCCGGGAAAGAAGAACTGAAGG TTTTATCAAGACTTGAAGTCATTGCACAAGCAACGGTATTTTTCGTCGCTGGATACGAAACTACTGCTGCAACCCTGCAGTCCCTGGCATATAATCTGGCGCTGTACCCGGATGTTCAAGAGAAGATTGTGCGGGAGTTTGAGGAGCAGCTTGGGGAT GAGTTACCTACCTACGAGGACGTGACTAAACTGAAATACTTGCACAGCGCTATCATGGAGACGCTGCGGATGTACCCTCCCCTGAATTC CGTCAACAGAATGGCATCTGAAGAGGTCACCATTAAAGGCATTACAATCCCTAAGGGAGCTGGAGTTATGATTCCTATCGCCAATGTGATGAAAGACCCGGAGTACTTCCCTGAACCTGACAAGTTCGATCCTGAACG ATTTTACGAGGGCTCCGTTAACCCCGTCTCCTTCTTGGCATTCGGGTATGGCCCTCGTCTGTGTATTGGCATGCGTCTGGCTCTGCTGGAGATGAAGATTGCGATGGTGCATGTGCTTAGGAAAGTCAAGTTTGTCAAGACAGATGATCTGCAG GAAAATCTGAGAACCAAGCCTGGCTCATTCATTAGCTTCCCAGCACAAGTCATTGCAGTTAAGGCCATATTGAGAGACAGCCCTGCTGCATGTTGA
- the LOC112577256 gene encoding cytochrome P450 3A24-like, which translates to MEFLVTTYSSLFLLLLPFVGILVYLYGTWSFGVWKTLGVDGPKPAPFFGHQQELNKNGNEVSIQKWSQTYGRTFGIYSGSRPLLVTTDLDILKEVLVKEFNKFTDRFEHIGTGSDTS; encoded by the exons ATGGAGTTTCTTGTTACCACCTACTCTTCCctgtttcttctcttgcttcCATTCGTAGGCATCTTGGTCTACTT ATACGGGACCTGGTCCTTCGGTGTCTGGAAAACATTAGGCGTGGATGGACCCAAGCCCGCTCCATTTTTCGGTCACCAGCAGGagctaaataaaaat GGCAATGAAGTCAGCATTCAGAAATGGTCACAGACCTATGGCCGAACATTTGG CATCTATTCAGGATCTCGACCACTCCTGGTGACCACTGACCTTGACATTTTGAAGGAAGTGCTCGTAAAAGAATTTAACAAGTTTACGGACCGATTT GAGCACATTGGCACAGGGTCAGACACCTCATGA